GATCTGCGTACACCTCATCACTCTTCTGAAGAAAAATGTTTATCTGAGCCATGATTATTTGCAAGGTGAGCGCGGCAAAGCTATTTACACAATTAATTTCATTCGTTTTTAACATTTCGATCATTTACCTTTTGAGCAACTTCCTAGACTAGAGCTTCCTACAACATTATATGCAAAAAATAGGAAATTTAAATTTCTTTTTCTAATAAATCAAAGACATAATCCATAGCTAGGAGTGACTCACAAATAGTTTAGAAAATAATTATCAGGAGTTACCATGGAAGATCAAACTTCTAAGAAAATCAATTTAGAACAATATCGCGCACTGTTGAATGCTGTAAGTGATGAAGGGGTAAAATTTATAAATGAAGCAATCCAATCTATGATGCCCGCAGAACATAGGACAACGGAAACCTTTTACAATGTAGTGCTGCATATCGCTGCAAAGGCTATTTGTACTATAAATATTAACGATCAAGAAGCCAGAAAAAGAGGTTCAGATTTTTTTTGTGAAAAGCTACCTAAGCTGGTTAGGGAGGCTCGCGTCCTGCCAGTCCCCGCTATCAGCAAAAACCGGCATTAAGCAGCGTGAACAGCATCATGCGTGCAGTTTAAAAAAATAAGGTCAGCATTTTACGTTATCTAATATTTTGGTGCATTAATAACCCTGCCATTCTCATAAAACTCTTTTATCTGATCTATGGCCGGTTTTAAAACATCCAGCACATCAAATATGCCAGAAATATGCGGAGTTAAAAATATTTTTGGATGACTCCAGAATGGGTGCTCTTCTGGCAATGGTTCATTACCAAATACATCTAAATAAACTTTGTTTAGCTTGTCAGTTTTTAAAATTTTTAACAAATCGTCCTCAATGATATGTCCCCCACGGCCTACATTGATAATGCAACTTTGATCTGGCAATAAACTCATAGTCTGTGCGTTTAATATACCTTCAGTTTCCGAGTTAAGCGGTAGCGCATTGATTAATATGTTAGTCGTTGATAAGAACTCAGAAAAATTATTAATAGTAAATGATTTATTAACAAAGCTTTTCGTAGTTTTTGAAAATCCCTGAACTTTTTTACCCAATTTGATTAAAGTTTCAGCTATTCCTTGACCCACCCGTCCTAACCCCATAATTCCAATATTGTCATTTGCTATAGAGTAAGGTTTTGATCTATCCCATATTTTTAGTTCTTGATTTTTTCGATGTCGACTCATTAACAAGGTATAGTCAAGAATACAATATAGGATGTGCTCTTTCATGCGATCTAATGCCGGTTGATAAATCACTCTACTAAGCGGTATTTTAGATTGTAGCTCCTGGATAACATCATTTACTCCAGCATTTAAAGAAATGACAAATTCTAAGGAGGGAAATTGCTTTAAAATATTTGCTGGTGGAAAAAAAGCAATTGCGTAGTGATAATCTTTATATTGATCTATTGTTTGATTGACGAATAAGTCTATTTGGAAGGGTAATCCCAATGACGAAGCATGGTCTTTTAGAAAATCAACCATTTTTTGTTTTCTTTCGTCTGGTAATTTTTCACTTAAGAGACAGAATATTTTTTTCATTTGCCTAGGCTAAATTTAAAGGGATTATAGTTGACATTGGTATCATATATGTCAATGCCTTCCATGTTTTTAAGATAGTTACTCGCCGCATAAATAAATGGAATGGTGCAGAGCTCAAAAGATAATTTATATAAATAGGATAGTAAATCATATGTTAATATTTCGTGTATTTTAAGAACACCATACCTTGATATGATTGAGCCGATAACTTGATAAGTAAAATCGCCTAAGAAAGTAGATGCGATAGAACGTAACCACAGTGATTTTCCTCTCCAAGCAACCTTCAGCTTAGAAATTAAATACTGATTCACTATAGCACCAAAATATAGTGCAAATAAAAAAGCCACTAAATGACGAGGG
The Patescibacteria group bacterium genome window above contains:
- a CDS encoding NAD(P)-dependent oxidoreductase, which encodes MKKIFCLLSEKLPDERKQKMVDFLKDHASSLGLPFQIDLFVNQTIDQYKDYHYAIAFFPPANILKQFPSLEFVISLNAGVNDVIQELQSKIPLSRVIYQPALDRMKEHILYCILDYTLLMSRHRKNQELKIWDRSKPYSIANDNIGIMGLGRVGQGIAETLIKLGKKVQGFSKTTKSFVNKSFTINNFSEFLSTTNILINALPLNSETEGILNAQTMSLLPDQSCIINVGRGGHIIEDDLLKILKTDKLNKVYLDVFGNEPLPEEHPFWSHPKIFLTPHISGIFDVLDVLKPAIDQIKEFYENGRVINAPKY
- a CDS encoding queuosine precursor transporter — translated: MNKILDTKEITSLNAYPLICAIYTSMIIALVALAGRLSFINFPIIGKIFIGADFFLLPFIFFLQNVVTEVYGYERCRQLTQLSIVGILLFFCFSLFSTTLPLPDKIANQNAFNIVIFTYPRHLVAFLFALYFGAIVNQYLISKLKVAWRGKSLWLRSIASTFLGDFTYQVIGSIISRYGVLKIHEILTYDLLSYLYKLSFELCTIPFIYAASNYLKNMEGIDIYDTNVNYNPFKFSLGK